GAAGATTAGAAACTGAGAACATTAAAAAATTAGGACATTAAAAGATTAGAAAATGAgaacattaaaacataaaaaatgaggAGATGAGAACATTAGGGCATGAACAAAAATAGGGACATTAGAAAATTAGAACTTTGAAAATGAGAACATTAAAAATgagaacatgaaaacaaaaaatgAGGACTTGAGaacttttggacattaaaacaCTGGAAAATGACGACTTTATACTCAATGAGGACATGAGAACATTAAAAGATGATGAGATGAGAACATGAGGACATGAGgaaatgaaaacatgaaaacaaaaaatgAGGACATGAACAAAATTAGGGACATTAGAAGATTAGAAAATGAGAACATTAAAAAGATGAGAAtattaaaacacaaacaaaatgaGGAGATGAGAACATTAAGACATGAAAACAAATTGGGGACATTAAAAGATTAGAAAATGGGAGGCTGTTAGAACATAAACAAATAGATGAGAAGATGTTGTGAGGTGTGTTTCACCTGTGCAGTGAAGGATGAGGATGATGAGGAAGAGGacgatgaggatgaggatgaggacGAGACGTCAGCCGGCAGGACACGCTGCCAAAGCGGCGCACGAGACGTCACGTCGAGAATTTATGGAGTCCACACGTCCTCCTTATGGAAGTGGACTCTGGAGTCGACCAATGAGGTGTGAGATCCTGAAATACAACTTGGCCCCGCCCCTTTCCTGTGTGGCCTCAGCAAGATCTTGTTGACTTCAAGTGAGGATGAAAGGAgggaatgtgttttattttgaaggagatGAAAATGTGGCCATGGATTGTTGACTTCAAGTGAGGATGAAAGGAgggaatgtgttttattttgaaggagatGAAAATGTGGCCATGGATTGTTGACTTCAAGTGAGGATGAAAGGAgggaatgtgttttattttgaaggagatGAAAATGTGGCCATGGATTGTTGACTTCAAGTGAGAATGAAAGGAgggaatgtgttttattttgaaggagatGAAAATGTGGCCATGGATTGTTGACTTCAAGTGAGGATGAAAGGAgggaatgtgttttattttgaaggagatGAAAATGTGGCCATGGATTGTTGACTTCAAGTGAGGATGAAAGGAgggaatgtgttttattttgaaggagatGAAAATGTGGCTATGGATTGTTGACTTCAAGTGAGGATGAAAGGAgggaatgtgttttattttgaaggagatGAAAATGTGGCCATGGATTGTTGACTTCAAGTGAGGATGAAATGAgggaatgtgttttattttgaaggagatGAAAACATGGACATGAATTGTTGACTTCAAGTGAGGATGAAAGGaggaaatgtgttttattttgaaggaaatAAAAATATGGACATGAATTGTTGACTTCAAGTGAAGATGATAGGaggaaatgtgttttattttgaaggacatTAAAATATGGACATGACTTGTTGGCTTCAAGTGAGGATGATAGgaggaaatgttttattttgaaggagatGAAAATATGGACATGACTTGTTGGCTTCAAGTGAGGATGAAGgaggaaatgttttattttgaaggagatGAAAACATGGACATTAATTGTTGGCTTCAAGTTACAGTGTAAGGaggaaatgtgttttattttgaaggagatGATAATGTGGACATGGATTGATGACTTCAAGTGAGGATGAAAGCAgtgaatgtgttttattttgaaggagatGAAAACATGGACATGAATTGTTGGCTTCAAGTGAGGATGAAAGGaggaaatgtgttttattttgaaagaaatGAAAATATGGACATGAATTGTTGACTTCAACTGAGGATGATAGgaggaaatgttttattttgaaggagatGAAAATATGGACATGACTTGTTGGCTTCAAGTGAGGAAGAAAGGaggaaatttgtttttattttgaaagaaatGAAAATATGGACATGAATTGTTGACTTCAAGTGAGGATGATAGgaggaaatgttttattttgaaggagatGAAAATATGGACATGACTTGTTGACTTCAAGTGAGGATGAAGGaggaaatatgttttattttgaaggagatGAAAACATGGACATGAATTGTTGGCTTCAAGTGAGGGTGTAAGGaggaaatatgttttattttgaagatgAAGAAAATGTGGACATGGATTGTTGACTTCAAGTGAGAATGAAAGCAgggaatgtgttttattttgaaggagatGAAAACATAGACATGAATTGTTGGCTTCAAGTGAGGATGAAAGGaggaaatgtgttttattttgaaataaatgaaaatatggACATGAATTGTTGACTTCAAGTGAGGATGATAGgaggaaatgttttattttgaaggagatTAAAATATGGATATGACTTGTTGGCTTCAAGTGAGGATGAAAGGAGGAAATGTGTTTTAATTTGAAGGTGATGAAAAATATGGACATGCATTGTTGGCTTCAAGTGAGGATGAAAGGaggaaatgtgttttattttgaaggacatTAAAATATGGACATGACTTGTTGGCTTCAAGTGAGGATGATAGgaggaaatgttttattttgaaggagatGAAAATATGGACATGACTTGTTGGCTTCAAGTGAGGACGAAGgaggaaatgttttattttgaaggagatGAAAACATGGACATTAATTGTTGGCTTCAAGTTAGAGTGTAAGGaggaaatgtgttttattttgaaggagatGATAATGTGGACATGGATTGATGACTTCAAGTGAGGATGAAAGCAgtgaatgtgttttattttgaaggagatGAAAACATGGACATGAATTGTTGGCTTCAAGTGAGGATGAAAGGaggaaatgtgttttattttgaaagaaatGAAAATATGGACATGAATTGTTGACTTCAACTGAGGATGATAGgaggaaatgttttattttgaaggagatGAAAATATGGACATGACTTGTTGACTTCAAGTGAGGATGAAGGaggaaatatgttttattttgaaggagatGAAAACATGGACATGAATTGTTGGCTTCAAGTTAGGGTGTAAGGaggaaatatgttttattttgaagatgAAGAAAATGTGGACATGGATTGTTGACTTCAAGTGAGAATGAAAGCAgggaatgtgttttattttgaaggagatGAAAACAGACATGAATTGTTGGCTTCAAGTGAGGATGAAAGGaggaaatgtgttttattttgaaagaaatGAAAATATGGACATGAATTGTTGACTTCAAGTGAGGATGATAGgaggaaatgttttattttgaaggagatTAAAATATGGATATGACTTGTTGGCTTCAAGTGAGGATGAAAGGAGGAAATGTGTTTTAATTTGAAGGTGATGAAAAATATGGACATGCATTGTTGGTTGGCTTCAAGTGAGGATGAAAGGaggaaatgtgttttattttgaaggacatTAAAATATGGACATGACTTGTTGGCTTCAAGTGAGGATGATAGgaggaaatgttttattttgaaggagatGAAAATATGGACATGACTTGTTGGCTTCAAGTGAGGACGAAGgaggaaatgttttattttgaaggagatGAAAACATGGACATTAATTGTTGGCTTCAAGTTAGAGTGTAAGGaggaaatgtgttttattttgaaggagatGATAATGTGGACATGGATTGATGACTTCAAGTGAGGATGAAAGCAgtgaatgtgttttattttgaaggagatGAAAACATGGACATTAATTGTTGGCTTCAAGTGAGGATGAAAGGaggaaatgtgttttattttgaaagaaatGAAAATATGGACATGAATTGTTGACTTCAACTGAGGATGATAGgaggaaatgttttattttgaaggagatGAAAATATGGACATGACTTGTTGGCTTCAAGTGAGGATGAAAGgaggacatttgtttttattttgaaagaaatGAAAATATGGACATGAATTGTTGACTTCAAGTGAGGATGATAGgaggaaatgttttattttgaaggagatGAAAATATGGACATGACTTGTTGACTTCAAGTGAGGATGAAGGaggaaatatgttttattttgaaggagatGAAAACATGGACATGAATTGTTGGCTTCAAGTTAGGGTGTAAGGaggaaatatgttttattttgaagatgAAGAAAATGTGGACATGGATTGTTGACTTCAAGTGAGAATGAAAGCAgggaatgtgttttattttgaaggagatGAAAACATAGACATGAATTGTTGGCTTCAAGTGAGGATGAAAGGaggaaatgtgttttattttgaaagaaatTAAAATATGGACATGAATTGTTGACTTCAAGTGAGGATGATAGgaggaaatgttttattttgaaggagatTAAAATATGGATATGACTTGTTGGCTTCAAGTGAGGATGAAAGGAGGAAATGTGTTTTAATTTGAAGGTGATGAAAAATATGGACATGCATTGTTGGCTTCAAGTGAGGATGAAAGGaggaaatgtgttttattttgaaggagatGAAAGTATGGACATGAATTGTTGACTTCAAGTGAGAATGAAAGGaggaaatgtgttttattttgaaggtgatgAAAAATATGGACATGAATTGTTGGCTTCAAGTGAGGATGAAAGGaggaaatgtgttttattttgaaggagatgaaaataaatacatgcattgttggcagttttgtttgttttgtttaattaatgtgaaataattttattttgatttCTTTATGTGGACTTAATATATTTGGACTATTTACCTTTTAGTTGTTGTTAAATTAATGTAGACTCATTTGTTCAATTTATTTTGATGTAATATATGTGGACCATTTTTCCCCTCTGACATTAATATGgaataatttcttttttttttcttacatttgatttattttatgtgGACAaatctgtttatttttttaattaaagttaTGGATTTAAATTCATAATCTTAATTACATTTATGTggaattattcttttattttgatTGAAATTATCTGGAATTGTGGACTAAtttgttttattacattttaatttaatttatgtaaactaatttgacttaaaaaatgtatgtttaaatttattttgactaatttgtttcattttaatttaagttgactaatttgtttaattttaatttaatttatgtaGACTAATGTGTTTCGTTTTAATTACAATCATGTGGATTAattagttttattttaatttattttgtggactattttttattttaattgaattGATGTGGAATAACtagttttattttaattaaatgtatgtagactaatttgttttaatttaattaatgggaactaattgttttatattttatttagttcaagtatactactttgtttttatttaatttatgtgGAATCATGCGTTTATTTTAATTTCAAATGTACAAAAGTAGAATATTATCCATTGAAATTGAAGAAATAGTCTTTTTGGAGGTGTGCTAGTGCTAATGCTCCAGCAGGGGGAGCCATTGAGCCCAACTATCACTGACTGCCACATTAATCCTTTGTCCATGCAACTCGAACTCACTATTTGTTATTTTTATCATCACTCTCATCTTTTTCAAGGGAGTAAAAGTGGGGATAAAATTAGTGAATGTGTTTATTTCTAGAGAGATGAAAAGTTTGGACATGAATAATCGGGTCAAAGGTGAAATGAGGCAGGCCTGCTCGTCTTTCGCCGTTCAGGAAGTCTCAAACATCTTCTTCCTGTCTGCTTTGTCCTCGATGTTCTTACGCCAGTCGCCCGCCTCTGTGTTCTGAACCACAGTATGAAATATTATCAAGGAATATTCGCGCCACTGAGGCCTCCAAGCCAGCAGGGGGCAGCATGCCATCATTTCTGCTGTGACTGTAACTATAGTCTACTGTGGTTCGGCCATCTTGGGAGTCAAACGTCAACATTAGCCGGCACGTTGTTTTATTTCTACTTTGAAAACGATGAAAGTCAAGCGTGGTAATAATTATGTTGGGATTATTGAGTAAATGTTACGACACACGTCAAAATCAAGCCGTTGAATGCTGACTcagcacaaaaaaacattcagttgccagaatttttacgGAAAATTTGCTGTGTTTTTACTTTAAATTAAaagatttattaattatttttacagtaaaattcaggcgttttgggggttttttttggattacaaatatattttaaaaaaactattgttgatgttattattattattgttactgttGCTTTTATAAATGTGTGGTTTcccttttttttagtattatatCTAAtaagtattatatttatatttgtatggtTAATAGGGTTATAGTTGtgagattatttttattaaattcattaacattctgtgatttttgtaaataaaataaataaaaatacagcacAATCTActgatttatgttttatttttacagtgcactgtaaaaattttttttaaaaaattagattttatttatttatttatttacagtaaaaagactttattactgtaaattaaaaaaactgtaccactgttattttaatGGTAATACTTGGGTGACTAGATTTTGCTCTTTACAAtccaatgtaaaaaacaaaaaaaatcagtagAATAACTAGCAGATCAGTTGCTAGAATTTCAACGTTTACAACCAATAACtttaagtaaaaacaaaaaatatagaataaatatcactgttattttacagtaaaatcctggtaattgagctgctattttttttttactgtaaaatactcAAATTAGTTACTTCCTTGTGCAGCTTTAGCTTAGCATTGCTAACACAAAAGTATCTTTTAGGGTGCTCAACAAAatggattcacatccaaatcggccattttaatttatttcaattctaaattgattcataattttatcaaatcaattaaaacatttttttttctctttatgcatttttttttaaataataaatttctggattaaaaatattaaacaactattattaatgctgttattattattattattattattattattagtagtattgttgcttttattaatttttggttttgagtatttattatatttgtagGTCTCCTCAATTGCTTTGTACGTTTACATCCGAAATATTGTAAAATTGGAGTTAAGTTGGAGTTGCTTAATTTTTAAACTTGATTTGAATTCtgttatttttgtaaataaaaatgaaataaaatgtttGAATACGTTTTTATGCCGTCAACAGCCAAGAGGAATTTTTGTAACCTGGATGTAGAAGATGTATTTAAATTATAGAGCAATAATAGATTAGGAGATTACTgttaatcgagaatcgattctgagtcgcatcgtcaccccaagaattgtAAAGGAATCGTGCGCTGCCCAAAGATTCCATCTTCTAcaataggggtgtccaaactttttccactgagggctgcaCACTGGAAAAGCAAAGCATGCGGcgtccattttgatatttttctttttcaaaaccattaaaaaaaaaaatttttttagttcTCCCCTTAAGTTTGGTGCCGGGGATCCATAAGGGTCTCCgtcataaaaatgttcaaaataagtcagaatttttcttttcttttttttaaatgtaatttttaatgctaaaatctctaaatcaacattcatgtgtctatatatatatatatatatatatatatatatatattcatgtatatgtaaatgtatatatacatataaatatatatttatatatgtgtgtatatattatatatatatatatacatatatacatatatatatatttatatatgtgtgtgtatatatatattatatatatatatatatatatatatatatatatatatatatatattaatatgtatgttatattaatattattattattttttttcaaaaaaatgttttttgcccaTTTTTaatagaaaaccctgttttttagggCAAAAACACCAACATATGCAAAAACAattctaagtggaatatttaaaataggtcaataattcataacaacattcattttaattaattataattttttgagcaatgacaagttaaaaatctttttttttaaatgtcatttataaTGCTAAAATCTCTAAATCAACGTTCAGCCTATgtgtctacatatatatatatatatatatatatatatatatatatatatatatatatatatatatatatatatataaaagttaatgtatatatatatatatatatatgtacatgttttatgcccatttttaatagaaaaccctgttttttcggGCAAAAACAattctaagtggaatatttaaaataggtcaataattcataacaacattaattttaattaattataatattttgagcaatgacaagttaaaaatcctactaaaattctcgaggatccaaaagggtcccactcataaaagtggtaaaaataagttttatttttattttactttcaacgcgtcagtctctagatcaacttcagatccatccttctataaattttttttttattttttttatgtttgttttttgtcaaaaaaaaaacaaaaaaaattatttttttgtgtcaaaaacacaaaatatgcaatcctTTTAATTCAACGCTTAAGTTTCTAGaatttcatgtgaagtaattggagataATTGACAAAAGCATtggttttgatgcattattacacAGTTAAAGAACAAACAGCCTGCAtagcagttttgtgttattaagTCAACATTGCACTTTTTTCTCCTCACATTCCacttttgtatcttttttttgtttttttaataatatttgcagaatgtgccgttaaaaaaaaatatgtgtgtgccccaaatgcactttggacacccctgctgtatgcTAACATATATTTGAAAGTGACTCACCTCCTCTTTGACTTCCTTCTTGACCTGCTTGAGGTTGGAGCGCAGGTCGATGGTTGTCTTGTGCTTGCCGCCCAGCAGCGCCTGCAGCATGGCGTCGGCCGACATGCGCACCTTCTTCAGCGCCGGCTTCTTGACGCCCGCCAGCTCCACCACCTTCAACCTAAGGTCCTGGATCTGCTCACAATAAGACGTCTCACTGCAAGCGCAAGGAGAGTCAAAAGTACACACGGAGAAGAGTTCTGCTCCAACGTCACCTCGATGTCCGATTTCTGCACTTTGACCTCGACGTCGTATCTGCTGTCGTCGATCTTGTCGATGGCCGAGTAGATCTTCTTGCAGATTTCCTGCGGGCAAACACGTAAACAAACATGCACGTTGTATGCGGGTTAGGGTGGCTACTTTTCCAAAacctgctagcttgatgctaattcacattggatttgtcatagacatgctactgttagcattagcgattttacataagGATTTCAACACCTCCTAATTTGGTAACGGGCTCTACAGCTCATCAGCCGATCAATTAAAAAAGTCAACTATCAGCATGCTAACACTGCTTAgcacagtgcttctcaaataggggggcgtgagaagcaagaactcttttttttaaacaatacacgagcctccagctaggtggcagcactgctcCAATTAATCAACAGTCTCAACTAGGATATATAACCAAGTATACGTAAGTAAACAATACACAAGTATACATAAGTAGATGATAAGGTGtaaggggggcgtgagaaaaaaaTACACAAGTATACATAAGTATATGATAAGGTGatgggggcgtgagaaaacaatacacaagtatacatacatatatgataaGGTGTCAGGAGAGGGGGGCGTGAGGAAACAATACACAAGTATACATAAGTATATGATAAGGTGTCAGGGGAGGGGACGTGAGGAAACAATACACaagtatacataagtatataatAAGGCGTGAGAAAACTATAcagaagtatatataaatatatgataaGGAGtcagggggcgtgagaaaacaatacacaattAAACATAAGTATATGGTAAGGTGTCAGGGGGcatgagaaaacaatacacaagtatatatatgtatacgaaaAGTTCTCaaggcgtgagaaaacaatacacaagtaCACGTAAGTATATGATAAGATGTCGGGAGGTGATAAAACAATACACAAGTATACGTAAGTATATGATAAGGTGTCAGGGGCGTCAGAAAATAATACACAAGTATATAATAAGGTGtcagggggcgtgagaaaacaatacacaagtaCACATAAGTATAAGTTATAAGATAAGGTGTCAgaggggcgtgagaaaacaatacacatgtatacatacgtatgtgaTAAGGTgttggggggcgtgagaaaacaatacacaagtatacatacagtaagtatatgATAAGGTGatgggggcgtgagaaaacaatagaAAAGTATGCATAAATATATGATAAGGCGtcagggggcgtgagaaaacaatacacaagtatGTGATCAAGTGTCGGGGGGCGtcagaaaacaatacacaagtatacataagtatatgataaggtgtcagggggcgtaagaaaacaatacaaaagtaTGCATAAATATATGATAAGGCgtcaggggggcgtgagaaaacaatacacaagtatGTAATCAA
This is a stretch of genomic DNA from Nerophis lumbriciformis linkage group LG29, RoL_Nlum_v2.1, whole genome shotgun sequence. It encodes these proteins:
- the LOC133571828 gene encoding troponin I, fast skeletal muscle-like gives rise to the protein MTELKKMTSGRRHHLKSVMLQIAATWIEQESKDLLVAKEAYMAENCPAPDLSGDMASLLEICKKIYSAIDKIDDSRYDVEVKVQKSDIEIQDLRLKVVELAGVKKPALKKVRMSADAMLQALLGGKHKTTIDLRSNLKQVKKEVKEENTEAGDWRKNIEDKADRKKMFETS